In the Podospora pseudocomata strain CBS 415.72m chromosome 5, whole genome shotgun sequence genome, one interval contains:
- a CDS encoding hypothetical protein (EggNog:ENOG503NVV0; COG:P), which translates to MPVLNVSELNIVLTIIGAFILGFGVISVLIKNRWLLGEALPAMTLGIILGPLAAKFLDSSRWGSAEPDQVSEITLGITRVVIGVQLVIAGFQLPAKYQKLRWKEMLMLMLPVMTIMWLCSTLCMMATIPKVTLLATLVMAACITCTDPVLSQAVAKGPFSDKFVARDLREIISSEAGANDGFGFPFLLLATYLMRAQTPEASTLVARAGEEVVRHGGGVSQAIGKWFLETWLYFVLMSIAIGVAVGYAAGKGLKFALQRKWVDSESYVLYPTALGLFLLGVCGMIGGDDLLACFTAGSVLNWDGEYMRETLERHDEVNSSVDVLLNFGGFMYLGTVIPWSEFHQPDTTGITVPRLIALGFLILAFRRIPAIFIMYKFMPNVIKNWKEALFMGYFGPIGIGAAFYVEHTRHLYPKLADADEEMGNLLRAIGPTVYFLVFFSIVIHGLSIPALNAIYGWYGVQPIQDDAMLFERRSIRVPTPVNAEVGDDHTFIAYNRFSRPVFDDAELPTFDRTISMGRRSMNRVSMGRRSMSRISLSQYPTISRAPTISRVPSQNRDRDREEKDDPADSPGTSSSSSSAETKAPEVEIPLTPAPQPAQTIETPGLGRPTTIKYAV; encoded by the exons ATGCCTGTCCTAAACGTCAGCGAGCTCAATATTGTATTGACAATTATTGGTGCTTTCATCTTGGGATTCGGCGTCATCTCGGTCCTCATCAAGAACCGATGGCTTCTCGGCGAAGCTC TCCCTGCTATGACCCTTGGTATCATTCTTGGCCCACTAGCGGCCAAATTTCTAGACTCTTCGCGATGGGGCTCAGCCGAACCAGACCAAGTATCTGAGATCACGCTG GGCATTACACGAGTGGTTATCGGCGTCCAGCTTGTCATTGCTGGTTTTCAACTGCCGGCCAAGTACCAAAAGCTTCGGTGGAAGGAGATGCTCATGCTCATGCTTCCCGTCATGACAATCATGTGGCTGTGCTCGACTCTCTGCATGAtggccaccatccccaaggTGACCCTGCTGGCGACCTTGGTTATGGCTGCTTGCATCACCTGTACCGATCCTGTTTTGTCACAAGCCGTTGCCAAGGGCCCCTTTTCCGACAAGTTTGTCGCCAGAGACCTCAGAGAAATCATCTCTTCGGAGGCCGGTGCTAACGATGGCTTTGGTTTCCCgtttttgttgctggcgaCCTATCTCATGCGGGCCCAGACCCCCGAGGCATCGACACTCGTCGCTCGGGCCGGAGAGGAAGTGGTGAGACATGGCGGAGGAGTAAGCCAGGCGATTGGCAAATGGTTCCTCGAAACATGGCTCTACTTTGTGCTCATGTCGATTGCTATCGGTGTTGCGGTTGGATATGCTGCTGGGAAGGGGCTGAAGTTTGCCTTGCAACGCAAGTGGGTAGACTCTGAGAGTTATGTGCTCTACCCCACTGCGCTCGGT CTGTTCTTGCTTGGTGTCTGTGGCATGATCGGGGGTGACGATTTGCTGGCTTGCTTCACCGCTGGCAGTGTCCTAAACTGGGATGGTGAATACATGCGCGAGACATTGGAACGACACGATGAGGTAAACTCATCCGTTGATGTCCTCCTCAACTTTGGAGGCTTCATGTACCTCGGCACCGTCATCCCATGGAGCGAGTTCCATCAGCCAGACACGACCGGCATCACAGTTCCCCGCCTTATCGCCCTCGGGTTCCTCATCCTTGCTTTCCGCCGCATCCCTGCTATTTTTATCATGTACAAGTTCATGCCGAACGTCATCAAGAACTGGAAGGAGGCCTTGTTTATGGGATACTTTGGCCCCATTGGAATCGGAGCTGCCTTTTACGTCGAACACACCAGGCATCTTTATCCGAAACTCGCCGACGCCGATGAAGAGATGGGTAATTTGTTGAGGGCTATCGGGCCAACGGTGTatttcctcgtcttcttttcCATCGTCATTCAcggtctttccatccccgCCTTGAACGCAATTTATGGCTGGTACGGTGTCCAGCCAATCCAGGACGATGCCATGCTTTTCGAGCGCAGGTCTATCCGTGTCCCGACCCCCGTCAACGCCGAGGTCGGTGACGATCACACGTTTATCGCCTACAACCGCTTCTCACGCCCCGTTTTCGATGATGCCGAGTTGCCGACATTCGACCGCACCATTTCCATGGGTCGCAGGTCGATGAACCGCGTTTCGATGGGCCGCCGATCCATGAGCAGAATCTCGTTGAGCCAATACCCTACCATCAGCAGGGCCCCCACCATTAGCAGAGTGCCTAGTCAGAACCGTGACCGTGACCGGGAAGAGAAAGACGATCCGGCCGATTCACCTGGCACCTCTAGTTCTTCGAGCTCAGCGGAAACCAAGGCGCCCGAGGTTGAGATCCCGTTGACCCCCGCTCCCCAACCTGCACAGACAATAGAGACGCCTGGGTTGGGACGTCCAACAACTATAAAGTACGCGGTATAG
- a CDS encoding hypothetical protein (EggNog:ENOG503PT9B) — MKFFVAMTAIFTTVSAVTISLPSGVSIPSGVTLPSGVVVVSAGASATAAADSDSNAKAKNKRQINIPGLQSSSTTAAAATAKAKNKRQINIPGLQSSSTAAAAATAKAKNRV, encoded by the coding sequence ATGAAGTTCTTTGTCGCCATGaccgccatcttcaccactGTCTCGGCCGTCACCATCTCGCTCCCCTCCGGTGTTAGCATCCCCAGCGGCGTCACCCTGCcttctggtgttgttgtcgtctcGGCCGGCGCCTCCGCGACAGCCGCGGCCGACTCCGACTCTAACGCCAAGGCTAAGAACAAGCGTCAGATCAACATTCCTGGACTCCagtccagcagcaccaccgccgccgccgccactgcCAAGGCTAAGAACAAGCGCCAGATCAACATTCCAGGACTCCAGTCCAGCAGcaccgctgccgctgccgccacggccaaggccaagaacaGAGTCTAA
- a CDS encoding hypothetical protein (EggNog:ENOG503P0PZ; COG:Q), whose protein sequence is MSSPLTIPGPPGLPLLGNIMDVNPSNTWWSLRTLAERYGEIFKIKVLGHEIVFVASAALAEEICDETRFRKFVGGPIVEIRYAVHDALFTAYDHEESWGIAHRIIAPHLSTESVADHFDELLLCTDELIAKWTKGLEPGTKFQPLKDLNNLNLETTMLTLFGKKLGAIKMKDGEEHPMIQAMEDATSEAMRRPNRPKLLNWLLYNGKWKEATKTMRGFAAELIQYRAEHSTGRKDLLWALMNATDPETGKKLTDSQVIDEIVSMPIGSSTAPCSVTATILFLLQNPKVVAEAREELDRVVGDGALRQDHIAQLKYIQGIVRETLRLSCAAPGFNIEPIPSKNGDKSPILLQGGKYQIAHNQAMIVVLAGVNRDPAVFEEPLKFKPERMVGDNFTKLPAGVKKWFGNGKRECIGKHWAWAFLMVVTAKLIKEVDFQAVDEQYVMKQDGWFNVRPIDFYVTAKARGA, encoded by the coding sequence ATGTCCTCCCCACtcaccatccctggccctCCAGGCCTTCCCCTGCTCGGCAACATCATGGACGTCAACCCGAGCAACACCTGGTGGTCCTTGCGCACGCTGGCTGAAAGGTATGGCGAGAtcttcaagatcaaggtctTGGGGCATGAAATTGTTTTTGTCGCCAGCGCTGCTCTAGCAGAAGAGATTTGCGACGAGACTCGGTTCCGCAAATTCGTTGGCGGGCCCATCGTCGAGATCCGATACGCCGTGCACGATGCGCTGTTTACCGCATACGACCACGAGGAATCCTGGGGTATCGCTCACCGCATCATCGCGCCACACCTGAGCACGGAATCGGTCGCTGACCATTTCGACGAGCTCTTGCTGTGCACCGACGAGTTGATCGCCAAGTGGACCAAGGGTCTCGAGCCTGGGACCAAGTTCCAACCTCTCAAAGACCTCAATAACCTGAACTTGGAGACGACAATGTTGACACTGTTTGGCAAGAAGCTGGGAGCCATCAAAAtgaaggatggagaggagcaTCCCATGATCCAGGCCATGGAGGATGCTACCTCAGAAGCAATGAGGCGACCCAACAGGCCGAAGCTCCTCAACTGGCTGCTATACAACGGCAAGTGGAAGGAGGCGACCAAGACGATGAGAGGCTTTGCCGCAGAGCTCATCCAATACCGGGCCGAACACTCTACCGGACGCAAGGATTTGCTTTGGGCGTTGATGAACGCCACGGATCCAGAAACAGGCAAGAAGTTGACCGACAGCCAGGTGATTGATGAGATTGTCAGCATGCCGATCGGCAGTTCAACGGCCCCTTGTTCAGTCACGGCGACCATCCTGTTTCTGCTGCAGAATCCAAAGGTGGTGGCCGAGGCCAGAGAGGAGTTGGACCGCGTGGTTGGAGACGGTGCGCTGAGGCAAGACCATATCGCCCAGTTGAAATACATCCAGGGGATTGTGAGGGAGACGCTGAGGTTGAGCTGCGCGGCTCCGGGCTTCAACATAGAGCCAATTCCGTCCAAGAATGGCGACAAATCGCCCATTCTGCTTCAAGGCGGCAAGTACCAGATTGCGCACAACCAGGCCATGATCGTTGTTCTGGCTGGAGTCAACAGAGATCCAGCCGTGTTTGAGGAACCTCTCAAGTTCAAGCCAGAGAGAATGGTGGGCGACAACTTCACCAAGCTGCCGGCCGGTGTCAAGAAGTGGTTCGGAAATGGTAAACGAGAATGTATCGGCAAACACTGGGCTTGGGCGTTTCTAATGGTGGTGACGGCCAAGCTGATCAAAGAAGTTGATTTTCAGGCGGTGGACGAGCAGTATGTGATGAAGCAGGATGGGTGGTTCAACGTGCGGCCGATCGACTTTTACGTGACGGCCAAGGCAAGGGGTGCTTGA